One genomic window of Citrobacter sp. Marseille-Q6884 includes the following:
- the hinT gene encoding purine nucleoside phosphoramidase, with the protein MAEETIFSKIIRREIPSDIVYQDELVTAFRDISPQAPTHILIIPNVLIPTVNDVTAEHEQALGRMVTVAAKIAEQEGIAEDGYRLIMNTNRHGGQEVYHIHMHLLGGRALGPMLAHKGL; encoded by the coding sequence GTGGCAGAAGAAACTATATTCAGCAAAATTATTCGTCGTGAAATTCCCTCTGATATCGTGTACCAGGACGAACTGGTCACCGCGTTTCGTGATATTTCTCCGCAGGCACCTACGCATATCCTGATCATTCCTAACGTCCTGATCCCTACCGTTAACGATGTTACGGCCGAACACGAACAGGCGCTGGGCAGAATGGTCACGGTTGCCGCGAAAATAGCTGAACAGGAAGGCATTGCCGAAGACGGTTACCGTTTGATCATGAATACGAATCGCCACGGGGGCCAGGAGGTGTATCACATTCATATGCATCTGCTGGGAGGCCGTGCGTTGGGTCCAATGCTTGCGCATAAAGGCCTTTGA
- a CDS encoding YcfL family protein produces MTRGCIALSLSLLLLAGCRSHPEIPVSDEQTLVMESTILAAGISAEQPVLTTSDIQASASSRLYNERQEPVTVHYRFYWYDARGLEMHPLEAPRSITIPARSAVTLYGSANFLGAHKVRLYLYL; encoded by the coding sequence ATGACGAGAGGATGCATTGCACTGTCGTTGAGCTTGCTGCTACTGGCTGGCTGTCGTTCACATCCCGAAATTCCGGTCAGTGACGAACAGACCCTGGTGATGGAATCAACGATACTGGCTGCGGGGATATCAGCAGAACAACCCGTATTAACCACGTCTGATATTCAGGCCTCGGCATCCTCGCGACTCTATAACGAAAGACAAGAACCTGTCACCGTTCACTACCGGTTTTACTGGTATGACGCCAGAGGGTTGGAGATGCACCCTCTGGAAGCGCCACGCAGCATCACTATTCCGGCACGTTCGGCGGTGACGCTGTACGGCAGCGCCAATTTTCTGGGGGCGCACAAAGTTAGACTTTATCTTTATTTGTAA